Proteins from a genomic interval of Candidatus Hydrogenedentota bacterium:
- a CDS encoding rubredoxin: protein MRNQASDMILHTAGGRIPLSVLRHAAELTMVHGNGTMALGSRQELILGGIQSSSRDRIRRELGGLLVEHHPRRPNIVTTRPMAGRAGRTPWLSDGAYDSVLSQFMTAPAIPVNLSDPRQDVLPLYTGQINFIASTEPGYWHVSFNARGQLRPIVLSTAVHADGVPAATFVVQSAILQDNALDLPELQRNLLENLGGVARELPQVAVAHHDEVRPIEGFEFDAKSESYSLGISALAQRFPCAFLADLCLVARSLGLATAGLTPWRSLLMHGIPASARADFERLLLRHRVSLHTGAWDSASFNDFHTPGTVKAGAELLRALNENFPHPGGLRIGLTEHSGVIPDTPIVVRAETPPARWPFRPEPRFNVFVRENFDRFNPMLIACVTGVAAGRMADAVLDLVERFGAGQAATVAVATQASPVLLRGGALIHQCAECHTEYSEQYGDPLGGIDAGTPFAELPASWTCPTCGAPQGKYITTREHAA, encoded by the coding sequence ATGCGCAATCAAGCCAGCGACATGATACTGCACACGGCGGGTGGCCGGATTCCGCTCAGCGTGTTGCGTCATGCGGCCGAACTCACCATGGTCCACGGCAACGGGACCATGGCGCTCGGCAGCCGGCAGGAGCTCATTCTCGGCGGGATCCAGTCCAGCAGTCGCGATCGTATCCGGCGCGAGCTGGGCGGTCTCCTCGTGGAGCATCATCCCCGTCGTCCCAACATCGTCACCACACGACCCATGGCCGGGCGTGCGGGGCGTACTCCCTGGTTGAGTGACGGCGCCTACGATTCGGTCCTGTCGCAATTCATGACGGCACCGGCAATCCCCGTCAACCTCAGCGACCCGCGCCAGGATGTGCTGCCCCTCTACACGGGCCAGATCAACTTCATCGCATCCACCGAACCGGGATACTGGCACGTTTCCTTCAATGCCCGAGGGCAACTCCGGCCTATCGTACTTTCCACCGCCGTTCATGCCGACGGTGTCCCGGCGGCGACCTTTGTCGTGCAGAGTGCGATTCTGCAGGACAACGCCCTCGACCTGCCCGAACTTCAGCGAAATCTCCTCGAAAACCTCGGGGGGGTTGCTCGGGAGCTTCCTCAGGTGGCAGTCGCGCATCACGACGAGGTCCGCCCCATCGAAGGTTTCGAGTTCGACGCGAAAAGCGAGAGTTACAGTCTGGGGATATCCGCGCTTGCCCAGCGTTTTCCATGCGCGTTTCTTGCGGACCTCTGTCTGGTCGCGCGCAGTTTGGGTCTGGCCACCGCCGGCCTTACGCCCTGGCGGAGCCTGCTGATGCATGGCATCCCCGCCAGCGCGCGCGCCGACTTCGAGCGTCTGTTGCTGCGACACCGCGTCTCGCTTCACACCGGCGCGTGGGACAGCGCGTCCTTCAATGACTTCCATACGCCCGGCACCGTGAAGGCTGGCGCGGAATTGCTCCGCGCGCTCAATGAGAACTTTCCACATCCCGGTGGCCTGCGCATCGGCCTTACGGAGCACAGCGGCGTTATCCCCGACACACCCATTGTGGTGCGGGCCGAGACCCCACCCGCGCGCTGGCCTTTCCGGCCCGAGCCCCGCTTCAACGTATTCGTGCGGGAGAATTTTGATCGCTTCAACCCCATGTTAATTGCCTGCGTCACGGGCGTGGCTGCGGGGCGAATGGCGGATGCGGTGCTCGACCTGGTGGAGCGCTTTGGCGCGGGTCAAGCGGCGACCGTAGCGGTGGCGACGCAGGCTTCACCCGTGTTGCTGCGCGGCGGAGCGCTCATTCATCAATGCGCGGAATGCCACACGGAATACAGCGAGCAATACGGCGATCCCCTCGGCGGCATCGACGCGGGGACGCCCTTCGCGGAGTTGCCCGCAAGCTGGACTTGTCCCACCTGCGGCGCGCCCCAGGGCAAGTACATCACCACGCGGGAACACGCCGCGTAA
- a CDS encoding arylsulfatase, translating into MVRIYSAKVRRSKAACILWMVVVISNVRVHAEPTSTAQASANIVYILADDLGYGDVRCLNPESKIPTPRMDKLAAEGMIFTDAHSGSAVCTPTRYGLLTGRYAWRTRLKQHVLWGYSLPLIDHGELTVAQYLKDQGYHTACIGKWHLGLGWQTTDGMKLGDTSDLTGENIDFAKPYTHGPLNLGFDYFFGIAASLDMPPYVYLEQDRATAIPTAMKPTTFRTGLTAEGFEPVKVLPDLADRAVAYLKERHATNPEQPFFLYLPLTSPHTPVVPSPDVKGFSQAGDYGDFVAQSDRAIGQVMDALDDLNLRKNTLVIVTSDNGSTEPVEKMVDSYGHRPNHHFRGRKSDVWEGGHRVPFIVRWPAQVDAGSKSAETICHTDLLATVADLLGAPLPEGAGQDSVSLLPALLGEKREKPLRDYTVHHSIDGTFALRKGPWKFIDGPGSGGWSSQGANAPGPDAPPVQLYNLDTDIGETRNLWEAEPEKLTELRALLEACKAGDSEH; encoded by the coding sequence ATGGTTCGAATCTACTCTGCTAAAGTGCGGCGCTCGAAGGCGGCTTGTATACTTTGGATGGTCGTGGTAATTTCGAATGTACGCGTCCATGCCGAACCCACATCGACCGCTCAGGCCAGCGCCAACATCGTCTACATCCTCGCGGACGACCTGGGCTATGGCGACGTGCGGTGCCTCAATCCCGAGTCGAAGATCCCCACGCCGCGCATGGACAAACTGGCCGCCGAGGGCATGATTTTCACCGATGCGCACTCGGGGTCGGCGGTGTGTACACCCACGCGCTACGGCTTGCTCACCGGGCGCTATGCCTGGCGCACGCGGCTGAAACAGCATGTGCTCTGGGGCTATTCGCTACCGCTGATCGATCACGGCGAGTTAACCGTCGCGCAGTACCTCAAGGACCAAGGCTATCACACGGCCTGCATCGGCAAATGGCACCTGGGGCTCGGCTGGCAGACGACGGACGGCATGAAACTCGGCGATACGTCGGATCTCACCGGCGAGAACATCGATTTCGCGAAGCCCTACACGCACGGACCGTTGAATCTGGGTTTCGACTACTTCTTCGGCATCGCGGCGTCGCTGGACATGCCGCCCTACGTGTACCTGGAACAGGATCGCGCCACAGCCATTCCCACAGCGATGAAGCCCACCACCTTTCGCACGGGCCTCACCGCGGAGGGCTTCGAGCCGGTCAAGGTGCTGCCCGATCTTGCGGATCGTGCCGTGGCCTACCTGAAGGAGCGCCACGCCACGAATCCCGAGCAGCCTTTCTTCCTCTATCTACCCCTAACCTCGCCGCACACGCCCGTGGTGCCTTCGCCGGATGTAAAAGGGTTCAGTCAGGCCGGGGACTATGGCGATTTTGTTGCACAGTCCGATCGGGCTATCGGCCAGGTGATGGATGCGCTGGACGACCTGAATCTCCGCAAGAACACGCTGGTGATCGTGACGAGCGACAACGGCTCGACGGAGCCCGTTGAGAAAATGGTGGATTCCTATGGGCACCGACCCAACCATCACTTTCGTGGACGCAAGTCGGATGTGTGGGAAGGGGGGCACCGCGTGCCCTTCATTGTGCGCTGGCCCGCCCAGGTCGATGCGGGTTCGAAAAGCGCGGAGACCATCTGCCACACGGACCTGCTCGCGACCGTGGCCGACCTGCTGGGTGCGCCCTTGCCCGAGGGCGCGGGACAGGACAGTGTAAGCCTACTGCCCGCGCTGCTCGGCGAGAAACGCGAGAAACCCCTGCGCGACTACACCGTGCATCACTCCATCGACGGCACCTTCGCGTTGCGCAAGGGTCCGTGGAAGTTCATCGACGGACCGGGCAGCGGCGGATGGAGCAGTCAGGGGGCAAACGCGCCAGGTCCCGATGCGCCGCCGGTGCAGTTGTACAACCTCGACACGGACATCGGCGAAACAAGGAACCTCTGGGAGGCCGAACCGGAGAAACTGACAGAGTTGCGCGCCCTTTTGGAGGCGTGCAAGGCGGGGGACTCGGAGCATTAA
- a CDS encoding sulfatase: MKRREFLSTAGIGLGAGLLAARAGSRPDSRPNILWLISEDTSPDFGCYGHSLVQSPNLDRLAAEGTRYNAAFAAAPVCSAARSAMMTGMYQTSIGAHNHRSHRDDGFTLPAPVELITKYFRDAGYFTSNGHGVNWDKPGKTDFNFTTATAPFDGTDWRQRKAGQPFLAQYNFSMTHREFERDPERPIDPAKVDLPPYYPDTPLLRRDWADYLESAQVLDRQIGVLLKRLEDDGLADNTIIVYHGDHGQAHVRGKQWLYDSGTRVPLIVRKHDGVGAGTVSEELVSLLDLAPTMMQWAGIKPPSHLHGRSLDSPTPRDHIVCARDRCDETVDRIRSVRTKQHKYIRNFYPERPYMQFNAYKKKQYPATSVLELWQKEGKLNEAQQPFMAATRPEEELYDLAADPHEVKNLAKDPAQEQTLKELRARLDEWIQESGDLGALPEPVEVTDYARADSRARFDEAMKERGIAPDAGPEVHVAWWEKQLLG; the protein is encoded by the coding sequence ATGAAGCGTCGCGAATTTCTATCCACCGCCGGTATCGGCCTCGGTGCGGGTCTGCTCGCCGCGCGCGCCGGAAGCAGACCGGATTCACGCCCCAACATCCTCTGGCTGATCTCGGAAGACACCTCGCCCGACTTCGGCTGCTACGGCCACTCGTTGGTGCAATCACCCAACCTGGACCGGCTCGCCGCCGAGGGCACGCGCTACAACGCGGCCTTTGCCGCCGCGCCCGTGTGCTCCGCCGCGCGCTCCGCCATGATGACGGGGATGTACCAGACGAGCATCGGCGCACACAACCACCGGAGCCACCGCGACGACGGCTTCACGCTGCCCGCACCGGTTGAACTTATCACCAAATACTTCCGCGACGCGGGCTATTTCACGAGCAACGGCCACGGCGTCAACTGGGACAAGCCGGGAAAGACGGATTTCAATTTCACGACGGCCACTGCGCCCTTCGACGGCACGGACTGGCGTCAGCGAAAGGCGGGACAGCCCTTTCTCGCCCAGTACAATTTCAGCATGACCCACCGCGAGTTCGAGCGCGATCCGGAACGGCCCATCGATCCGGCGAAGGTGGATCTTCCCCCATATTACCCCGACACACCCCTGCTGCGCCGCGACTGGGCGGACTACCTGGAATCGGCGCAGGTTTTGGATCGGCAAATCGGGGTATTGTTGAAGCGGCTGGAAGATGATGGCCTCGCAGACAACACCATTATCGTGTACCACGGCGATCACGGTCAGGCCCATGTGCGTGGGAAGCAGTGGCTTTATGACAGCGGCACGCGCGTGCCGCTCATCGTGCGCAAGCATGACGGCGTGGGCGCGGGGACGGTTTCGGAGGAACTGGTGTCGCTGCTCGACCTCGCGCCCACCATGATGCAATGGGCCGGTATCAAGCCGCCCTCCCATCTGCATGGCCGTTCGCTGGACAGCCCAACGCCGCGCGATCACATTGTGTGCGCTCGGGACCGTTGCGACGAAACCGTGGACCGCATCCGCTCCGTGCGCACGAAGCAGCACAAGTACATCCGGAACTTCTATCCCGAGCGGCCCTACATGCAGTTCAACGCCTACAAGAAGAAACAGTACCCGGCCACATCGGTGCTGGAGCTGTGGCAGAAAGAAGGCAAGCTCAATGAGGCACAACAGCCCTTCATGGCGGCAACGCGCCCCGAAGAGGAACTCTACGACCTGGCGGCGGACCCGCACGAGGTGAAGAACCTCGCGAAGGATCCCGCGCAGGAACAAACGCTGAAAGAACTGCGCGCGCGGCTGGACGAGTGGATTCAGGAAAGTGGCGATCTCGGCGCACTACCCGAACCCGTCGAAGTCACTGACTATGCCCGCGCGGATTCCCGCGCGCGCTTTGATGAGGCCATGAAGGAACGCGGCATCGCACCCGACGCGGGACCCGAGGTGCATGTGGCCTGGTGGGAGAAGCAATTGTTGGGGTAA